The Pyrococcus kukulkanii genome contains a region encoding:
- a CDS encoding MBL fold metallo-hydrolase — protein sequence MEIGKVNELIIYVLAEDYAGYNSPFWAQHGISFLIEIRSGHMRRRILFDTGSYAEPILFNMKLLSIEPKTVDMIVLSHSHFDHTGGLLGLMKEINKEIPIFAHPEIFKISFALEPEFIYAGIPPLRGGSKEAIEELGGIWILTREPIRLVPGVFTLGEIAEDEKVEFEKSQTLGLYTLKDGKIVPDSINDEIGLAINTEKGLVIIGGCSHPGIVSMVKKAMKISGIKKVYAVVGGFHLINANEERINNTVNALKRLGIKKVYTGHCTGLRAENMFLKKFGNNFEKLHAGKVIAIR from the coding sequence ATGGAAATTGGGAAAGTTAACGAATTAATAATCTATGTGCTTGCTGAAGACTACGCGGGCTACAATAGTCCATTCTGGGCGCAGCATGGAATTTCCTTCTTAATAGAAATTAGAAGTGGGCATATGCGTAGGAGGATACTCTTTGATACTGGCTCATATGCGGAGCCTATCCTGTTTAATATGAAACTCTTAAGTATTGAACCCAAAACTGTGGACATGATAGTTCTCTCTCATAGCCATTTTGATCATACAGGTGGTTTACTGGGTCTTATGAAGGAGATAAATAAGGAAATTCCAATATTTGCTCATCCCGAAATATTCAAAATAAGCTTTGCCCTTGAGCCTGAGTTCATTTATGCGGGGATCCCACCGTTACGTGGCGGTTCCAAAGAGGCCATAGAGGAGTTAGGGGGAATATGGATACTGACAAGAGAACCTATTAGGCTAGTGCCAGGGGTATTCACCTTAGGGGAAATTGCAGAAGATGAAAAAGTTGAATTCGAAAAGAGTCAGACATTAGGTCTTTACACACTCAAGGATGGTAAGATAGTGCCTGATTCTATAAATGATGAGATAGGACTGGCAATAAACACGGAAAAGGGATTGGTAATTATTGGGGGATGTTCTCATCCTGGGATAGTTAGCATGGTGAAGAAAGCTATGAAGATAAGTGGAATTAAAAAGGTTTATGCAGTAGTAGGGGGATTTCATTTGATAAATGCCAATGAAGAAAGAATAAATAACACGGTGAATGCTTTAAAGAGATTAGGAATCAAAAAAGTCTACACTGGACATTGCACAGGCCTTCGAGCAGAAAATATGTTCTTGAAGAAATTTGGAAACAATTTTGAGAAGTTACATGCAGGTAAGGTAATAGCAATTAGGTGA
- a CDS encoding ABC transporter ATP-binding protein, producing the protein MASVKLEGVWKIFGGFVAVRDLSLEVGDGEFLVLLGPSGCGKTTTLRMIAGLEEPSRGRIIIGDKVVADAERGVFVPPKERDVAMVFQSYALYPHMSVYDNIAFPLKLRKLPKQEIDKRVREVAEMLGLTELLNRKPRELSGGQRQRVALGRAIVRRPKVFLMDEPLSNLDAKLRVKMRAELKKLQRQLGVTTIYVTHDQVEAMTMGDRIAVMNKGILQQVGTPEEVYEKPKNTFVAGFIGTPPMNFIEGTVREDGFIDFGEFKLKLLPDQFEVLQEANIVEKTIIFGIRPEDVIVGEGDLRGIVEIIENLGSERILHIKIGNVTIKAKTNKNIKEGEKIKFKINMQKVHIFNKQTTEAII; encoded by the coding sequence ATGGCAAGCGTAAAGCTTGAAGGAGTATGGAAGATCTTTGGTGGGTTTGTTGCGGTTAGGGATTTGAGTTTGGAGGTTGGGGATGGTGAGTTTTTGGTTCTCTTGGGCCCGTCGGGTTGTGGTAAGACTACGACTTTGAGGATGATTGCTGGGCTTGAGGAGCCTTCAAGGGGTAGGATTATAATCGGTGACAAGGTTGTTGCTGACGCTGAAAGGGGGGTATTCGTTCCTCCAAAGGAGAGGGATGTGGCAATGGTATTCCAATCCTATGCATTATACCCCCACATGAGTGTTTATGATAATATAGCATTCCCCCTCAAGCTTAGGAAATTACCCAAGCAAGAAATCGACAAGAGGGTTAGGGAAGTTGCTGAAATGCTGGGGCTTACTGAACTATTGAACAGGAAGCCAAGGGAATTATCCGGAGGACAGAGGCAAAGAGTAGCCCTGGGGAGGGCAATCGTGAGAAGACCAAAAGTCTTCCTGATGGACGAACCCTTGAGTAATCTTGACGCAAAGTTAAGGGTGAAGATGAGGGCTGAATTAAAAAAGCTCCAAAGACAATTAGGAGTCACAACAATCTACGTCACCCACGACCAAGTAGAAGCAATGACCATGGGTGATAGAATTGCAGTAATGAACAAGGGCATTCTCCAACAAGTAGGAACACCAGAAGAAGTCTACGAAAAACCAAAAAACACATTCGTCGCAGGATTCATAGGAACACCACCAATGAACTTCATTGAGGGTACTGTAAGAGAGGACGGTTTTATAGACTTCGGAGAATTCAAGCTCAAGCTACTCCCGGACCAGTTTGAAGTGCTCCAGGAAGCCAACATTGTTGAAAAGACCATAATATTTGGAATAAGGCCAGAAGACGTTATTGTTGGGGAGGGAGATTTAAGGGGCATTGTTGAGATTATTGAGAATCTTGGAAGTGAACGGATACTTCATATTAAGATCGGAAACGTTACAATAAAGGCAAAGACAAACAAAAACATAAAAGAAGGTGAAAAAATAAAATTTAAAATTAACATGCAAAAGGTTCATATTTTTAATAAGCAAACAACAGAGGCAATAATTTAA